One window of Trifolium pratense cultivar HEN17-A07 linkage group LG5, ARS_RC_1.1, whole genome shotgun sequence genomic DNA carries:
- the LOC123886776 gene encoding FBD-associated F-box protein At5g18780-like encodes MEQAEDKLSILPKFILHNILSRLPEEDAYRTSVLSKAWLETWYTFPILCFYNIELITESKSKDLIEYVKSRLLRFWEQRLAIKEFNFSIIDILGCMSNDFDLCLKLVSESGVEVLDVCFPKYSSMISQDEKGRRGECYYVLPKGVIEIKSLTKLVLEGGIRVDEALRNHSIKFFSLRELHLLEVVLKDGQAIECLISCCPLIEVITLMLLSGSMKSLSMRGLKKLKTVYVDGIKEVYIDEANSSLKSLYYCHDYMSIPIFKIEFIQCCKFLKELLLSLYDTTIITEKWFLEILPKFPFLETLEIWNCILSETINISSVQLKYLRVSDCSNLKVANIDAPNLLTCNFKGFNGSKPIISFLNNISTQLQLCLSISIYDFDIFYVRELLQNIKPQNVFISLFLSISCSEGAPRPVFLDIPSPPPSIKHLDLDIEIHSEINETLYSDIADFLLLCFVPEYISWNNLETKQFVERNERIGNVMFRENIAMNVKFWKEVKSLKVLSSKSRVRTESHIDFHLGERRLVATTCLVGIKERM; translated from the exons ATGGAACAAGCAGAGGACAAATTGTCAATTCTACCAAAATTCATTCTTCATAACATACTATCAAGGCTACCAGAAGAAGATGCCTATAGGACAAGTGTTTTATCAAAGGCTTGGTTAGAGACATGGTATACTTTTCCCATCTTATGTTTCTACAATATTGAATTGATAACAGAGTCGAAGAGTAAGGACTTGATTGAATATGTAAAGAGCAGATTATTAAGGTTTTGGGAGCAAAGGTTGGCCATCAAAGAATTTAACTTTTCTATAATAGATATTCTTGGATGCATGTCAAATGATTTTGATCTTTGCTTGAAGTTGGTGAGTGAAAGTGGTGTTGAAGTTTTAGATGTTTGTTTTCCTAAATATAGTTCTATGATCAGCCAAGATGAGAAAGGTCGTCGGGGAGAATGTTATTATGTCTTACCGAAGGGTGTAATTGAAATAAAATCACTTACCAAGTTGGTGTTAGAAGGGGGTATTAGAGTCGACGAAGCATTGAGGAatcattcaattaaatttttttcgtTGAGAGAATTACATTTGTTGGAAGTCGTTTTGAAAGATGGACAAGCAATCGAGTGCCTCATTTCTTGTTGTCCTTTGATTGAAGTTATAACTTTGATGCTTTTAAGTGGCAGTATGAAGTCTTTGAGCATGCGTGGTCTAAAAAAGCTCAAGACAGTTTATGTTGATGGAATAAAAGAGGTTTATATCGATGAAGCTAATTCGAGTCTTAAGAGTTTATATTATTGCCATGATTATATGAGCATTCCAATATTTAAGATTGAGTTTATTCAGTGCTGCAAATTTTTGAAAGAGTTACTCTTGTCTTTGTATGATACTACTATCATCACAGAAAAATGGTTTCTTGAAATATTACCAAAATTTCCATTTCTTGAGACGTTGGAGATATGGAATTGCATACTGTCTGAGACGATTAATATTTCAAGTGTTCAACTTAAATATTTACGAGTATCAGATTGCTCTAATTTGAAGGTGGCCAACATTGATGCTCCAAATCTATTGACATGTAACTTTAAAGGTTTTAATGGCTCAAAACCTATTATAtcttttttaaacaatatttcTACTCAACTACAACTCTGTCTTAGTATCTCGATTtatgattttgatattttttacgTGAGGGAACTTCTCCAAAATATCAAACCCCAAAATGTTTTTATATCACTATTTCTATCCATCTCTTGTTCTGAG GGTGCACCAAGACCGGTGTTCTTGGATATTCCATCCCCTCCACCAAGTATCAAGCATTTGGACTTAGACATTGAGATTCATTCAGAAATAAATGAAACTTTGTATTCAGATATTGcagattttttacttttgtgTTTCGTACCTGAATATATATCTTGGAATAACTTGGAAACCAAACAATTCGTTGAG CGAAATGAAAGAATTGGAAATGTGATGTTTCGTGAGAATATTGCTATGAATGTGAAGTTTTGGAAGGAAGTGAAGTCTTTGAAGGTTTTGTCCTCCAAGTCGAGAGTTAGGACTGAGAGCCATATTGACTTCCACCTAGGTGAGAGGAGGCTAGTGGCGACCACTTGTTTGGTTggaataaaagaaagaatgtgA